The genome window TTGTTACACAGGAAAAGTTTATTTAGGCTGGTATTTCAAAAAATATATTGGCGGATATACGGGCGATTGCTTGGGAACTGTGCAACAAGTTACCGAAGTTTTGTTTTATCTTGGTATTTTAATTCTATGCAAGTTTCTGTAATTCGACATACAAAAGTTAATGTTCCTTCATCAGTTTGTTACGGGCAAACTGATGTGGAATTAACTGACTCTTTTCATCAAGAAGTGGTACAAATTCATACTAAACTTGAAAACGATTTTGAGGTAATTTTTTCAAGTCCGTTAAGTCGTTGTCAACGATTGGCAGAAACTTTCTCGAATGAAATTATTTTTGATGATCGATTAAAAGAATTCAATTTTGGAGATTGGGAAATGAAATCATGGAACGAAATTCCTTCGGAAGAGATAGAACCTTGGTACGACGATTTTGTCAAAACTAAAACGCCAAATGGCGAATCGATGCAAGAAATGTCTGCCCGTTTTTTTGATTTTATGGACGAATTACGAAATGCTCAATACGAAAAAGTATTAATTGTTGCGCATGGTGGAATCATTCGTTTGATGTGGTGTTATTTGTTGCAAATTCCAATCAAAAATGCATTCAAAATTCCTGTAAATTATGGCGAAATATTTCAGTTTAATTTAGGAAAAACGAATGAAGAAGATTTTATTTTGAGAAAAGAATAGATTACAAACATTTTATCTTTTCTAACGACTTCCATTCATGCTCGATATTTGTCATAAGAATTGCATTATCAAACTGAACAGAACCTTTTGGGAAAATCGTTTCATCTTCAAAAAAGCTTGATTTTACATGTGAAACTTCCAAAGGTTCTACTTCCCAATTATAGGTTTCGAGTTTTAAACCTTCAAAATTATTTCCATTTGGAGAATAACCGACAGAACCATACTCGAAGAATTTTGACACCTCATCCAACGTTTCGAAAATCGAATTAGAATTAAATTCAAAAGCTTTTTTAGCATCAATTTCAATTCGTGTATCGTCAGAACTCGTGAAATCTAAATGATAATTATCGTTTTCTTCTATAACATTAAACTTCGCAAAATAATGTTTGCCAGGAAAAACTCGACCACCAACAAGTGCATTCAATTTTAGCGAAGTATCTCGCCTCGGAATATATACACCTTCTTTTGTCACGCCATTTTCATCCCATTCAACCGCAATTCGATGCGCTGCATTTTCAGAATTCACTCCTACAAAATCAGGCAAACCTTTTGGTTTTATATCTTTCAATCGGATCAAACAAATTCCTGCAATTGCTTTTCCTTTGTACAATTTTAGACGAAAAGGTCGGGGCAAAATCTTCTCAATATAGTGTGGTTCTACACAAAAATTGATTAACATTCTGCGTTCTATAATACCATGAATTGTAGGAATTTTCATAACTCTATTTTATTATTTTCAACAAATTCATTAATAATTGATTTGAGATTTCGTGTTACATCAAACTCTAAAATATTTTTTACTGACATCAAGCTTTCTATTTTCCAAGCGTCATTTATAGAATTATATGAATCTAATTTAGAAACTAAATTTTGATAAAAAATATCGTCTCCAATTTCCATTTCAAGTTTATTTATAAATTCATTTATTGTAATCGATTCTTCGGGCCAATCATTTTCTGCATCAAAAAGTTTAATTGCAATCGTAAAATCTACTTTCGACTTGAAATTATTTCTTTCAATTAGTATTAATAACTCATCAAATGTCATTCAAATTATATTTTTCCCTAATTTCTCAAAAAAAATCAACAAGTCAAATATTTCAAAATTAATTTATTAGAAAAAAGTTGTAAAATTTATTCGAAAAACACTTGCAAAAGTAATATTAATGACCTTATATTTGCACTCACAACGCGGGAATAGCTCAATTGGTAGAGCGTCAGCCTTCCAAGCTGAATGTTGCGAGTTCGAGTCTCGTTTCCCGCTCTTTGAAATATTAAATTCAAAAATCAAATTTTGCCTTGGTGGTGGAATTGGTAGACACGCAGGACTTAAAATCCTGTGTCCATTAGGACGTGCGGGTTCAAGTCCCGCCTGAGGTACTTTTTAATTTGATTTGAAAATTTACGCGGGAATAGCTCAATTGGTAGAGCGTCAGCCTTCCAAGCTGAATGTTGCGAGTTCGAGTCTCGTTTCCCGCTCTGTAAAAGCCGAAGATTAATCTTCGGCTTTTTTTATTTAGAAAAAATTTGATTCCAAAACATAAAAAAACCTTAAACAATAACGTTTAAGGTTTTACTTTTTTATCTAAATTGTTGTCTTATTTCGCTTCTTCAGACAACATTTGTTTGTATTTTTTACCTTCAATTAATCTTTTTTCTGCCCAAATTGTTCCTCCAGGAATAACTGCAGCAACAAAAAAGATCATAAAAATTTTCCAAGACCAATTGTATTTTTCCTTCAATAAATAAACCAATATAATATAAGCTACAAACAATCCTCCGTGTACGCGTCCTGCGTACGTTACCCAAGTCGGATCTTCCCAAATATATTTCATTGGCATTGCGATAAAAAACAAAACTATCGCAGAAATAGCTTCTAAATATCCAGTAATTTTAAATAATTTCAACATTCATCTTAAATTTGAAGTCAAAAATAATTTTTAATTTTCAAATGAACACTAATAGATATCAGTAAAACAAATACTTAACATCTATTTTACACGTTATTATAAGCAACAATGCGATTTTTAGTTTACATATTTCTCTTTTTTTTCCAAACAATTTTGCTTTTTGGGCAAGAAAAAACGTATCATTTTTTTCGTTATAATGATGATTCAAAATCGTATACAAAAGATTTCGAAAGCAAAAATCTTGATTCATCTTTAGATTCGCTTCAAAAAACGGGTTATTATACTTTGACGATTGATTCGATAAAAAATGAAAAAGTTTATCTAAATAAAGGAAAATTGCACCAAACAATTTGGGTGAAGAACAATGAATTGTTCGAAAATAAAAATAATTATTTCCCAACAAATAATTTAGATTCTATTCTAAATAAAATCGCCAAAATCAACACTAATCAAGGTTATCCGTTTGCGCAAATAAAACTTGTTTCGAATGGTTTTGAAGAAAATGAACAGAAAATTGAATTGGTTTTAGACAAAGGAAATCAGCGCAAAATTGATGGTGTAAAATTGGTTGGTTACGAAAAATTATCCAAAGGTTATTTGCGTCATGGACTTAATATAAAAACCGGCGAAGTCTACAATGAACAGAAGTTGGCAACGATTTCGACATTAATGCAACAAACCAATTATATTGCAGAAGCGCAATTACCACAAACTTTATTTAAGCTCGATTCGACGATTTTATATTTGTATCCTCGCAAAGTGAATTCAAATTATTTTGATGGTGTTTTAGGTTTTGGAACTGATGATAACGGCGATTTTAGATTGAACGGAAATGTACAACTTTCGTTAAATAATGTGTTCAATAGTTTAGAGGAAATCAGGTTAAATTGGATTGGAACAGCGAATAAAAATACGTCGTTGAATATTGGTGTTAAAGTGCCTTATTTGTTCAAATCTGCGATTGGTTCGGAAACTAATTTCAAGCTTTTCAAGCAAGATTCTGTTTTTGTGAATTTGGATTTTTCGGAGCGATTATTTTATCAACTCAACCTCAACTCGAATATTGGTGTGAGCGGAATTATACAATCGTCTAACTTTTTGTTGGAAGATGATTCTTATCTAAAATCGAGCTACGACGATTATTCGAAAATTGGTTTTGGTTTGAGTTATCACTATTTCCTGAAACATCCTTTTCGTTTGATGGAAGGAAAATCGATGTTGAATGTTGCGGTAAATTCGATTCGTAAAAAAGAAAAGAATTTTTCGTGGACAGAAGATTTGGAAAATAAAACCGTCAATCAAGTTGAAGTTGGTCTAAAAACGTTTCGTTTGTTCGAATTATCCAAAAAGCATTTCTTAAAAGCTGGTGCAGAGTTTAGAGGTTTACTCACGAAAGACGATGATTTTTCCGAAAACGAATTGTACAGAATTGGTGGTTTCGGGAGTTTTAGAGGTTTTAACGAAGAAAGTATTACGGCAAATATGTACGGATTTCTGAGTGCAGATTATCGTTTTGTTCCAAGCGAAGCTTTTTATATTGGGCTTTTCGCCGATTATGGTTTTATTGATAACAAACGCGCAAATCTGAACACTTCTTTATTAAGTTTAGGAACTGGAATTTCTTTTTTAACGAAAATGGGAATTTTTAATTTGAGTTATGCAGTTGGTAAAACAGACGAAACTTCTTTCGACTTCAAAGAATCTAAAATCCATTTTGGGATATTAAGTCAGTTTTAAAAAAAATATTTTACTTTAATTTCTATAAACATTTAATAATGAAATATTTATCAATTATATTTTTATTTATATCCATAAATAATTTTGCTCAAGAATATATATTCAAAAATACATGTTATTTAGGAGATGATATACATACTCAATCTATTGATACTATAAAATCTAAAGAAAAACTAAATTTATTATTCTATAATAAACACTATGATTCTTATACTCCATCTTTATTTCCAAATCATTTAGTATCAAAGAAGAAAGAAATAAGACCTCTTGTAAACAAAACAAAAGATGGATATATTGTCGAATATTATGATCAAAATAATAGACTAATAAAATATTCTTTCAATAATCAAGCAAGTAATTTTGATGTAGAAATCATTTATTATAACAATAATTATCCTGAATTTATTATTGAACACTTCTTAGATTTACATCATAGTGAGAATTATATAGCATCTATTACTTATGATTTGAAATATAATCAAAGACAAGAACTTATATTTATAAAAATGATTGATAACAATAAATATAGATGTGAATTAGAAAAAATTAATTAATTATTTTTAATTCTATTAATTACTAATATCTAAAACGAGTTCATTTGTAATAAATGTGACATTACATTTATCTAAAACATGTTCGTTTGTAATAAATGTTAACTTACGTTTATC of Empedobacter falsenii contains these proteins:
- a CDS encoding BamA/TamA family outer membrane protein; its protein translation is MRFLVYIFLFFFQTILLFGQEKTYHFFRYNDDSKSYTKDFESKNLDSSLDSLQKTGYYTLTIDSIKNEKVYLNKGKLHQTIWVKNNELFENKNNYFPTNNLDSILNKIAKINTNQGYPFAQIKLVSNGFEENEQKIELVLDKGNQRKIDGVKLVGYEKLSKGYLRHGLNIKTGEVYNEQKLATISTLMQQTNYIAEAQLPQTLFKLDSTILYLYPRKVNSNYFDGVLGFGTDDNGDFRLNGNVQLSLNNVFNSLEEIRLNWIGTANKNTSLNIGVKVPYLFKSAIGSETNFKLFKQDSVFVNLDFSERLFYQLNLNSNIGVSGIIQSSNFLLEDDSYLKSSYDDYSKIGFGLSYHYFLKHPFRLMEGKSMLNVAVNSIRKKEKNFSWTEDLENKTVNQVEVGLKTFRLFELSKKHFLKAGAEFRGLLTKDDDFSENELYRIGGFGSFRGFNEESITANMYGFLSADYRFVPSEAFYIGLFADYGFIDNKRANLNTSLLSLGTGISFLTKMGIFNLSYAVGKTDETSFDFKESKIHFGILSQF
- a CDS encoding DUF2071 domain-containing protein, which translates into the protein MKIPTIHGIIERRMLINFCVEPHYIEKILPRPFRLKLYKGKAIAGICLIRLKDIKPKGLPDFVGVNSENAAHRIAVEWDENGVTKEGVYIPRRDTSLKLNALVGGRVFPGKHYFAKFNVIEENDNYHLDFTSSDDTRIEIDAKKAFEFNSNSIFETLDEVSKFFEYGSVGYSPNGNNFEGLKLETYNWEVEPLEVSHVKSSFFEDETIFPKGSVQFDNAILMTNIEHEWKSLEKIKCL
- a CDS encoding DUF3817 domain-containing protein — encoded protein: MLKLFKITGYLEAISAIVLFFIAMPMKYIWEDPTWVTYAGRVHGGLFVAYIILVYLLKEKYNWSWKIFMIFFVAAVIPGGTIWAEKRLIEGKKYKQMLSEEAK
- the cobC gene encoding alpha-ribazole phosphatase — protein: MQVSVIRHTKVNVPSSVCYGQTDVELTDSFHQEVVQIHTKLENDFEVIFSSPLSRCQRLAETFSNEIIFDDRLKEFNFGDWEMKSWNEIPSEEIEPWYDDFVKTKTPNGESMQEMSARFFDFMDELRNAQYEKVLIVAHGGIIRLMWCYLLQIPIKNAFKIPVNYGEIFQFNLGKTNEEDFILRKE